The Dendropsophus ebraccatus isolate aDenEbr1 chromosome 10, aDenEbr1.pat, whole genome shotgun sequence genome has a segment encoding these proteins:
- the SNRPA gene encoding U1 small nuclear ribonucleoprotein A: MAVQEIRPNNTIYINNLNEKIKKDELKKSLYAIFSQFGQILDILVSRSLKMRGQAFVIFKEVSSATNALRSMQGFPFYDKPMRIQYAKSDSDIIAKMKGTFVERDRKRQEKRKVKGQDAAAAKKAVPGGPVVPGLPGQIPGMQNIPGMNQAPRMMHMAGQNPYMHHPGMMPPPGIAPGQMPPGGMPHGQMMPGQMAPMQPISENPPNHILFLTNLPEETNELMLSMLFNQFPGFKEVRLVPGRHDIAFVEFDNEVQAGAARESLQGFKITQSNSMKISFAKK, from the exons ATGGCCGTCCAGGAAATCAGACCCAACAACACGATCTACATCAACAACCTCAATGAGAAGATAAAGAAGGATG agcTGAAGAAGTCTCTGTATGCGATTTTCTCCCAGTTTGGTCAGATCCTTGACATCTTGGTGTCTCGCAGCCTGAAGATGAGAGGACAGGCGTTCGTCATCTTTAAGGAAGTTAGCAGTGCAACCAATGCCCTCAGATCGATGCAAGGATTCCCCTTCTATGATAAGCCAATG AGAATACAATATGCAAAGTCCGACTCTGACATCATAGCTAAAATGAAAGGCACCTTCGTAGAGAGAGACCGAAAGAGACAGGAGAAGAGGAAAGTCAAGGGACAAGATGCTGCAGCTGCCAAGAAGGCTGTGCCAGGTGGTCCAGTGGTGCCAGGCCTACCAGGGCAGATCCCG GGAATGCAGAACATCCCCGGCATGAACCAGGCTCCTCGTATGATGCATATGGCTGGACAAAATCCATACATGCACCATCCTGGCATGATGCCACCACCAGGAATTGCTCCAGGACAGATGCCTCCAGGTGGCATGCCTCATGGGCAGATGATGCCAGGGCAGATGGCACCTATGCAACCA ATATCTGAAAATCCACCAAACCATATTCTGTTCTTGACCAACCTCCCTGAAGAAACAAATGAGCTGATGTTGTCTATGCTGTTTAACCA GTTCCCTGGCTTCAAAGAAGTCCGTCTAGTCCCTGGACGTCACGATATAGCATTTGTGGAATTTGACAATGAAGTCCAGGCAGGAGCCGCCCGAGAGTCTCTACAAGGATTCAAGATCACCCAGAGCAACTCCATGAAGATCTCATTTGCTAAGAAATAG